A stretch of Macadamia integrifolia cultivar HAES 741 chromosome 7, SCU_Mint_v3, whole genome shotgun sequence DNA encodes these proteins:
- the LOC122085120 gene encoding WUSCHEL-related homeobox 4-like: MNMKVHQLTRGFWDHEPSLTLGCKRLRPLAPKLTGTTTNTTTTTTTTSTSADTIIPSLDIKSFIKPDSGPRKAGSNEEKRDTTQVEAQSGGTRWNPTQEQIGILEMLYRGGMRTPNAQQIEQITAQLGKFGKIEGKNVFYWFQNHKARERQRQKRNSLSSTHSPRTPPVTTTITLDANREIEREEESQYKRKQRSWGVEWSGEEEESRWSSGSEEGDDKTLELFPLHPEGR, translated from the exons ATGAACATGAAGGTGCACCAGCTCACACGTGGGTTCTGGGATCATGAACCCTCACTCACACTTGGCTGCAAGCGCCTCCGACCTCTTGCTCCCAAGCTCACTGGTACTACTACTAATACTaccactactactactactactagtaCTAGTGCTGACACCATCATCCCTTCCCTTGATATCAAGAGCTTCATCAAGCCTGATAGTGGACCTCGGAAGGCTGGATCCAATGAAGAGAAGCGAGACACTACTCAG GTGGAGGCACAATCGGGTGGGACGAGGTGGAACCCAACACAGGAACAGATTGGGATCCTAGAGATGCTGTATAGAGGTGGAATGAGGACGCCGAATGCGCAACAGATAGAGCAAATCACAGCTCAACtggggaagtttgggaaaatAGAAGGGAAGAATGTGTTCTATTGGTTCCAAAACCACAAAGCAAGAGAGAGGCAGAGGCAGAAGCGCAACAGCCTTAGTTCCACTCATTCTCCAAGGACCCCTCCTGTGACCACCACTATCACCTTGGATGCCAAT AGGGAGATagaaagggaggaagagagCCAGTACAAGAGGAAGCAGAGAAGCTGGGGAGTAGAATGGAGCGGGGAAGAGGAGGAAAGTAGATGGAGTAGTGGAAGTGAGGAAGGAGACGATAAGACTCTGGAGCTCTTCCCTTTACACCCGGAAGGCAGATGA